A DNA window from Massilia putida contains the following coding sequences:
- a CDS encoding LysR family transcriptional regulator produces MSIDLKQLKYFLAVAEEKSFSRAAERLHISQPPLSQQIMKLESELGVRLFARTTRSFELTVAGRALMHEAADLLGRMRMTIDTIRQIDRGEVGRLRVGIVGSAMWGPIPGLLEQFQSQFPRVTWTIHELGPNDQWDALRGRQIDVGFWREPRIDDDMLRNAGLRQELCFREDVCVAINAQHPLAQQDAIELIDIAHEPMLTLHLDQSAEPRYLIQCCVNAGFQPAIFQEAAEPQTLLAMVGAGLGVALMPSTTSRIGWPGVRFLPVRTNPPSANLYITYPTQDDAPVVRAFLKILNPAGE; encoded by the coding sequence ATGTCGATCGACCTGAAGCAGCTGAAATACTTCCTGGCGGTGGCCGAAGAAAAAAGCTTCAGCCGCGCCGCCGAGCGCCTGCACATCTCGCAGCCGCCGTTGTCGCAGCAGATCATGAAGCTGGAGAGCGAACTCGGGGTACGCCTGTTCGCGCGCACGACGCGCAGCTTCGAACTGACCGTCGCCGGCCGTGCGCTGATGCACGAAGCGGCCGACCTGCTGGGCCGCATGCGCATGACCATCGACACGATCCGCCAGATCGACCGCGGCGAGGTCGGGCGCCTGCGCGTGGGCATCGTCGGCTCGGCGATGTGGGGCCCGATTCCCGGCCTGCTGGAACAGTTCCAGAGCCAGTTCCCGCGCGTGACCTGGACGATCCACGAACTGGGTCCGAACGACCAGTGGGACGCGCTGCGCGGACGCCAGATCGACGTCGGTTTCTGGCGCGAGCCGAGGATCGACGACGACATGCTGAGGAACGCGGGCCTGCGCCAGGAACTGTGCTTCCGCGAGGACGTGTGCGTGGCCATCAATGCCCAGCATCCGCTGGCGCAGCAGGACGCCATCGAACTGATCGACATCGCCCACGAACCGATGCTGACCCTGCACCTGGACCAGTCGGCCGAACCGCGCTACCTGATCCAGTGCTGCGTCAACGCGGGCTTCCAGCCGGCGATCTTCCAGGAGGCGGCCGAGCCGCAAACCCTGCTCGCGATGGTCGGCGCGGGGCTGGGCGTCGCGCTGATGCCGTCGACGACGAGCCGCATCGGCTGGCCGGGCGTGCGCTTCCTGCCGGTGCGCACGAATCCGCCGTCGGCCAATCTGTACATCACGTATCCGACGCAGGACGATGCGCCGGTCGTGCGGGCGTTTTTGAAGATCTTGAATCCGGCGGGCGAATGA
- a CDS encoding arabinofuranosidase catalytic domain-containing protein yields MNILKLSVKLAITLALVLSGLPARASAQAARPEGPCDIYAKAGAPCVAAHSSTRALYAAYNGPLYQVMRQSDGKTLDVGVVQPARLPLPDAGGYANAKAQDAFCANTYCWITVLYDQSGKRNHLVQAPRGTWTGPALGGMDNLPLADLAPVTVMGHKVYGVYIAPGMGLRLNDTHGVPVDDQAGGQYAVINGYHYNQECCFDYGNGEIDSIDDDNGTMEAIYFGNATGWYRGSGPGPWVMADHENNLVGCVNDDKSKLCTGVPTLNTRFVTAVTKGKPGHWATLGGDAQRGQLAVMYEGRRIDASYDPMRKQGAVILGNGGDNSATSQGTFYEGAMTAPRTYPSNETDQLVARNVAAARYDVPAVSVGTAPVPDTPSGLYTFAPLQSRDMTVTFTNTTGQPVQGVTLSLAVPKGWRTGEAAKTFGDAIAPGQSLHATFTVKSGTAPFNGDLKGVATWPDPATHARRAESAAAKVRNVAPVKINEFRLSDGAGGNATNTFIELYNAGAAAVDVSNWTFAQHATREPVFSTVKIPAHTTLAPHGFYVLGLSNSGLVLPVKPGDATIHVRNIDGIKPGDTIVVGSGPDGETRKVVRVGTAAGQATPLWQPLPDGPIITIPAGSTSVPVTTTEGFAVGDTLALGYGTTYPVVGRSTEHYEKVTIAGVGTAGSQAWLGLDAAAGSTRIQVTSTDGIAAGDTIRLDIDSVDHGIDIGTVKNVGTAARRTSLARDAAAGATTIVVRGAIGFPTPKHVDYTPGTAVIGAPGNLETVEIVKVEGQPGTDLTLTIAPALGRRHVANEPFVEPGTGLELAAPLKYDHAANLPFSVRGTGIRFSPATRHAHSSNEPVRPAGSGIVLDRALTRAHDTDAAVRVGTVTTAGFQGKPDQWFGGPAISREAGSMVLRDAAGHVVDSLNYGGLVDPWASGGFRGAAGKAAICHADAPGIPSLHTGQRGLPGIPFSGVVAQVDATQGSTGRYPDGQDSDNDCTDFVTSASSRTGAAGAGATSIKAVTVGHVSSGQTVVLDAGDNAETLTVATVGSPGISRASASASKGATVVRVDDPRQFAVGQAVVIGSGAHEETGVVAAVDTTWRAGKLTLQAPLAHAHDAGSSVSGTGIAFTSPIAKAHPAGTLLTATGDLATPGAPNHYVRPAPGQ; encoded by the coding sequence ATGAACATCCTGAAATTGTCCGTCAAGCTGGCGATCACGCTGGCGTTGGTATTGAGTGGACTGCCGGCCCGGGCCTCCGCCCAGGCGGCCCGGCCGGAAGGTCCCTGCGACATCTATGCGAAGGCGGGCGCACCCTGCGTCGCCGCGCACAGCAGCACGCGCGCGCTCTACGCCGCGTACAACGGGCCGCTCTACCAGGTCATGCGCCAGTCGGACGGGAAAACGCTCGACGTCGGTGTCGTGCAACCGGCGCGCCTGCCGCTTCCCGACGCCGGCGGCTATGCGAACGCCAAGGCGCAGGACGCGTTCTGCGCCAACACCTATTGCTGGATCACGGTGCTGTACGACCAATCGGGCAAGCGCAATCACCTCGTGCAAGCGCCGCGCGGCACCTGGACCGGGCCGGCGCTGGGCGGCATGGACAATCTTCCGCTGGCCGACCTGGCGCCGGTCACCGTCATGGGCCACAAGGTCTACGGTGTCTACATCGCGCCGGGCATGGGCTTGCGCCTGAACGATACGCACGGCGTGCCCGTCGACGACCAGGCGGGCGGCCAATACGCCGTCATCAACGGCTATCACTACAACCAGGAATGCTGCTTCGATTACGGTAACGGCGAGATCGACAGCATCGACGACGACAACGGCACCATGGAGGCGATCTATTTCGGTAATGCGACCGGATGGTATCGCGGCAGCGGGCCCGGACCCTGGGTGATGGCGGACCACGAAAACAATCTCGTCGGATGCGTCAACGACGACAAATCGAAGCTGTGCACCGGCGTGCCCACCCTGAACACGCGCTTCGTCACGGCCGTCACGAAAGGCAAGCCCGGACATTGGGCGACGCTGGGCGGCGACGCCCAGCGGGGGCAGCTCGCCGTCATGTATGAAGGCCGCCGGATCGACGCGTCATACGATCCCATGCGCAAGCAGGGCGCTGTGATTCTCGGCAATGGCGGCGACAACAGCGCCACGTCGCAAGGCACGTTCTACGAGGGCGCGATGACGGCGCCGCGGACCTATCCTTCGAACGAGACGGACCAGCTGGTCGCGCGGAACGTCGCGGCCGCCCGCTACGATGTGCCGGCCGTCAGTGTCGGGACCGCGCCGGTTCCCGACACCCCATCCGGCCTGTACACCTTCGCGCCGCTGCAATCCAGGGACATGACGGTCACGTTCACGAATACGACGGGCCAACCCGTCCAGGGCGTCACGCTGTCCCTGGCGGTGCCCAAGGGCTGGCGCACGGGGGAGGCAGCGAAGACCTTCGGCGACGCGATCGCGCCCGGCCAAAGCCTGCATGCCACTTTCACGGTCAAATCCGGCACCGCCCCGTTCAATGGCGACCTGAAAGGCGTGGCAACGTGGCCGGATCCGGCGACCCATGCGCGACGCGCCGAATCGGCCGCGGCGAAAGTCCGCAACGTGGCGCCCGTGAAGATCAACGAATTCCGCCTGAGCGACGGTGCAGGCGGCAACGCGACCAATACCTTCATCGAGTTGTACAACGCCGGTGCGGCGGCGGTCGATGTGTCGAACTGGACCTTTGCCCAGCACGCGACGCGCGAGCCCGTTTTCTCCACGGTGAAGATACCCGCCCACACCACGCTGGCGCCGCATGGCTTCTATGTCCTGGGCTTGTCCAATTCGGGCCTGGTGCTGCCTGTGAAACCTGGCGACGCGACCATCCACGTGCGCAATATCGACGGCATCAAGCCGGGCGACACCATCGTGGTCGGCAGCGGTCCGGACGGGGAAACGCGCAAGGTGGTCCGGGTCGGCACGGCGGCCGGCCAGGCAACGCCCCTGTGGCAGCCGCTCCCCGATGGCCCCATCATCACCATCCCGGCCGGTTCGACGAGCGTCCCGGTGACCACCACCGAGGGTTTCGCCGTCGGCGATACCCTCGCCCTCGGCTACGGCACCACGTATCCCGTCGTCGGGCGCAGCACCGAACACTATGAGAAAGTGACCATCGCCGGCGTCGGCACGGCGGGCAGCCAGGCGTGGCTCGGTCTCGACGCGGCGGCGGGTTCGACGCGAATCCAGGTGACGTCGACCGATGGCATTGCCGCCGGCGACACCATCCGGCTCGATATCGACAGCGTCGATCACGGCATCGATATCGGTACCGTCAAGAACGTGGGAACGGCGGCCCGGCGCACCAGCCTGGCCCGCGATGCCGCAGCCGGCGCGACGACGATCGTCGTGCGTGGCGCGATCGGCTTCCCCACGCCGAAGCACGTCGATTACACGCCCGGGACAGCCGTGATCGGCGCGCCCGGCAATCTCGAAACCGTGGAGATCGTCAAGGTCGAGGGCCAGCCGGGCACCGACCTCACGCTGACGATTGCGCCGGCGCTCGGCAGGCGCCACGTGGCCAACGAACCGTTCGTGGAGCCGGGCACGGGCCTCGAACTGGCGGCGCCATTGAAGTACGACCATGCCGCCAACCTGCCGTTCAGCGTGCGCGGCACGGGCATCCGCTTCAGTCCCGCCACCCGCCATGCGCACTCGAGCAACGAACCGGTGCGCCCGGCGGGCAGCGGGATCGTGCTGGACCGCGCCCTCACGCGTGCGCATGACACGGATGCCGCGGTGCGGGTCGGCACCGTGACCACGGCGGGATTCCAGGGCAAACCGGACCAATGGTTCGGCGGTCCGGCGATCTCCCGGGAGGCGGGCAGCATGGTGCTGCGCGATGCGGCGGGCCATGTGGTCGACAGCCTGAACTACGGCGGTCTCGTCGATCCGTGGGCGTCCGGCGGATTCCGCGGCGCCGCCGGCAAGGCCGCCATCTGCCACGCGGACGCGCCGGGCATCCCCAGCCTCCATACGGGGCAACGCGGACTCCCGGGCATCCCGTTCAGCGGTGTCGTCGCGCAAGTCGATGCGACGCAGGGCAGCACGGGACGCTATCCGGACGGCCAGGACAGCGACAACGATTGCACGGATTTCGTGACATCGGCGTCAAGCAGGACCGGCGCGGCCGGTGCGGGAGCGACGAGCATCAAGGCCGTCACCGTCGGGCATGTGTCGTCCGGCCAGACCGTCGTCCTCGATGCGGGCGACAATGCGGAGACCTTGACGGTCGCAACGGTCGGTTCGCCCGGGATCAGCCGCGCGTCGGCGTCGGCAAGCAAGGGCGCCACGGTCGTCCGCGTCGACGACCCGCGCCAGTTCGCCGTCGGCCAGGCGGTGGTCATCGGCAGCGGCGCCCATGAGGAGACGGGTGTCGTCGCAGCGGTGGACACCACGTGGCGGGCAGGCAAGCTGACGCTCCAGGCGCCGTTGGCGCACGCCCATGACGCGGGCAGCAGCGTGTCGGGCACCGGCATCGCTTTCACCAGCCCGATCGCCAAAGCCCATCCGGCAGGGACGTTGCTGACGGCGACGGGCGACCTGGCGACGCCGGGCGCGCCCAACCACTATGTCCGCCCTGCACCTGGCCAATGA
- the pcp gene encoding pyroglutamyl-peptidase I, with protein MTAPTSQAPVKTILLTGFEPFNGATINPSWEAVRLLDGWSGPGFAVVARQLPCVFGSARDVLRDAIAGVKPDIVIAVGQAGGRSEISLERVAINVDDASIRDNAGAQPVDTPIVADGPAAYFSTLPVKAIVKALRLRGFPAGVSQTAGTFVCNHVFYGLMHQSVGQPLKAGFIHVPFLPEQAADRPERPPSMALRDIVDALRIAVEVAVVTDSDAVEAGGATH; from the coding sequence ATGACCGCACCCACTTCCCAAGCTCCCGTCAAGACCATCCTCCTGACCGGGTTCGAACCTTTCAACGGCGCCACCATCAACCCGTCGTGGGAAGCCGTGCGGCTACTTGACGGCTGGTCCGGGCCGGGCTTCGCGGTCGTCGCGCGCCAGCTGCCGTGCGTGTTCGGCAGCGCGCGCGACGTCCTGCGCGACGCCATCGCGGGCGTCAAGCCCGACATCGTGATCGCCGTCGGCCAGGCCGGCGGCCGCTCCGAGATTTCGCTGGAGCGCGTGGCCATCAACGTCGACGACGCGTCCATCCGCGACAACGCAGGGGCACAACCCGTCGACACGCCCATCGTGGCGGACGGCCCGGCCGCGTATTTCAGCACGCTGCCCGTCAAGGCCATCGTGAAAGCGCTGCGGCTGCGCGGCTTTCCGGCCGGGGTGTCCCAGACCGCCGGCACGTTCGTGTGCAACCACGTGTTCTATGGGTTGATGCACCAGTCGGTGGGTCAGCCGCTGAAGGCCGGCTTCATCCACGTGCCGTTCCTGCCCGAGCAGGCCGCGGACCGGCCGGAGCGGCCGCCGTCGATGGCGCTGCGCGATATCGTCGATGCGCTGCGCATCGCGGTCGAGGTGGCGGTGGTGACGGACAGCGACGCAGTGGAAGCTGGCGGAGCCACCCATTAA
- a CDS encoding DUF969 domain-containing protein, translating to MHTAVNLWPLLGIAAVAAGFLLRANPVLVVIVACGVTGWAAHLPVPHLLESLGTAFIKTRNLPLILLLPLAAIGLLERFGLKEHAQATVARIRSATTGRLLTVYLLAREIAAAFGLTSLGGHPNMVRPLVAPMAEAAAEARHGHLPEPLRQRIRAMSAATDNVGLFFGEDVFVAFGAIVLMQTILKAEGLDVDPIRMALWGIPTAVTAFVIHAWNLRRLDARIRRETAP from the coding sequence ATGCACACCGCCGTCAACCTGTGGCCGCTGCTCGGCATCGCCGCCGTCGCGGCCGGATTCCTGTTGCGCGCCAATCCGGTGCTCGTCGTGATCGTGGCCTGCGGCGTGACCGGCTGGGCCGCGCACCTGCCCGTGCCGCACCTGCTGGAATCGCTGGGCACCGCGTTCATCAAGACGCGCAACCTGCCGCTGATCCTGCTGCTGCCGCTGGCCGCGATCGGCCTGCTGGAACGGTTCGGCCTCAAGGAGCACGCGCAGGCCACCGTCGCGCGCATCCGTTCGGCCACGACGGGACGCTTGCTGACGGTGTACCTGCTGGCGCGCGAGATCGCCGCCGCGTTCGGCCTGACGAGCCTCGGCGGCCATCCGAACATGGTGCGCCCGCTCGTCGCGCCGATGGCCGAGGCGGCGGCCGAGGCGCGGCACGGACACCTGCCCGAGCCGCTGCGCCAGCGCATCCGGGCGATGAGCGCGGCCACGGACAATGTCGGGCTGTTCTTCGGCGAGGACGTGTTCGTCGCGTTCGGCGCCATCGTGCTGATGCAGACGATCCTGAAAGCCGAGGGCCTCGACGTCGATCCCATCCGGATGGCCTTGTGGGGCATCCCGACGGCGGTGACCGCGTTCGTCATCCACGCCTGGAACCTGCGCCGGCTCGACGCGCGCATCCGCCGCGAGACCGCGCCATGA
- a CDS encoding alpha/beta hydrolase: MSTHKKLAAGMAGFASMVWLGLTAAVAANQRRLVFNPTVEREVAHPRSSGHRTRPVVLRAKDGTRLSGWLMTPRMPGSRPAVIYFGGRSEEVSWVVRDAGKLFPGMAVLAVNYRGYGDSQGDPAEAHMVDDACMLFDWMAAHHHVDPRRIAVVGRSLGSGVAVQVAKQRPVHSVVLITPYDSILALAKRKFRVMPIEYMLRHRFESIKYAPTLKAPTFVLRAASDDIVPHSHTDQLVSKLAQLIADETVPGSDHLNIPYLEDTQARIAGFLTSQFTKPIEIPSSAPIPAPAPDIAVPAAPTPAVAAIVVPPVLPLAE, encoded by the coding sequence ATGAGCACTCACAAAAAACTGGCGGCAGGTATGGCTGGGTTTGCCAGCATGGTGTGGCTGGGCCTCACGGCCGCGGTCGCGGCGAACCAGCGCCGTCTCGTGTTCAATCCCACCGTCGAGCGGGAAGTCGCGCATCCGCGCAGCAGCGGCCACCGCACGCGTCCCGTCGTACTGCGCGCCAAGGACGGCACCCGGCTGTCCGGCTGGCTGATGACGCCGCGGATGCCCGGCTCGCGTCCCGCCGTCATTTATTTCGGCGGACGGTCTGAGGAAGTGTCGTGGGTCGTGCGCGATGCCGGCAAACTTTTTCCCGGCATGGCCGTGCTGGCCGTGAATTACCGCGGCTACGGCGATTCGCAAGGCGACCCGGCCGAAGCGCACATGGTCGACGACGCATGCATGCTGTTCGACTGGATGGCCGCGCACCACCATGTCGATCCGCGCCGCATCGCCGTCGTCGGCCGCAGCCTCGGATCCGGCGTGGCCGTGCAGGTCGCGAAGCAACGTCCCGTGCACTCCGTCGTGCTGATCACGCCGTACGACTCGATCCTGGCGCTCGCCAAGCGCAAGTTCCGCGTGATGCCGATCGAGTACATGCTGCGCCACCGCTTCGAGTCGATCAAGTACGCGCCCACGCTCAAGGCGCCGACCTTCGTACTGCGCGCGGCCAGCGACGACATCGTGCCCCACTCCCACACCGACCAGCTCGTCTCCAAGCTGGCCCAACTGATCGCGGACGAGACGGTGCCCGGCTCGGACCACCTGAACATTCCATACCTGGAAGACACCCAGGCACGCATCGCCGGCTTCCTCACGTCGCAGTTCACCAAGCCGATCGAGATCCCGTCTTCCGCCCCCATCCCGGCCCCCGCTCCCGACATCGCCGTACCCGCCGCGCCGACGCCGGCAGTCGCCGCCATCGTCGTCCCGCCTGTGCTCCCGCTCGCCGAGTGA
- a CDS encoding BMP family lipoprotein: MKFKHICMTIAALCISAGASADMAGAKLAIVYDAGGKFDKSFNQSAAEGVARFTKETGVKVFEAQANYDTQAEQVLRALARKKLQLIVSIGFSQTQPVQKIAAEYPNVHFVIIDGNAQGKNVNSVLFKEEEGSYLVGVAAAMASKTKTISFVGGMDIPLIRAFACGYVQGAKSVNPKIQVLQNMVGTTGAAWNDPAKGGELARAQFDRGADVVFAVAGGSGMGTLQMAKEKGKLAIGVDSNQNYLYPGTMLTSMVKRVDNAAYDAFMKAKNGQFTSGITYLGLKEGGVDWVLDKDNRMVVTPEIEKRVMAARSDIIAGKIKVVDYRAANSCPQ, encoded by the coding sequence ATGAAATTCAAGCATATTTGTATGACGATCGCGGCGCTGTGCATCAGCGCCGGCGCCAGCGCCGACATGGCCGGCGCGAAGCTCGCGATCGTCTACGATGCCGGCGGCAAGTTCGACAAGTCCTTCAACCAGTCCGCCGCCGAAGGCGTGGCGCGGTTCACGAAGGAAACCGGCGTCAAGGTGTTTGAAGCCCAGGCCAACTACGATACCCAGGCCGAGCAGGTGCTGCGCGCCCTTGCCCGCAAGAAGCTCCAGCTGATCGTCTCGATCGGCTTTTCGCAGACGCAGCCCGTGCAAAAGATCGCGGCCGAATACCCGAACGTCCACTTCGTCATCATCGACGGCAATGCCCAGGGCAAGAACGTCAACTCCGTGCTGTTCAAGGAAGAGGAAGGCTCGTACCTCGTCGGCGTCGCCGCCGCAATGGCCTCCAAGACCAAGACGATCAGCTTCGTCGGCGGCATGGACATCCCGCTGATCCGCGCGTTTGCCTGCGGCTATGTGCAAGGCGCGAAATCGGTCAATCCCAAGATCCAGGTCCTGCAGAACATGGTCGGCACGACGGGCGCGGCCTGGAACGACCCGGCCAAGGGCGGCGAGCTCGCGCGCGCGCAATTCGACCGCGGCGCCGACGTCGTGTTTGCCGTCGCGGGTGGCTCCGGCATGGGCACGCTGCAGATGGCCAAGGAAAAGGGCAAGCTGGCGATCGGCGTCGATTCGAACCAGAACTACCTGTACCCGGGCACCATGCTGACGTCGATGGTCAAGCGCGTCGACAACGCCGCGTACGACGCCTTCATGAAAGCGAAGAACGGCCAGTTCACGTCGGGCATCACGTACCTGGGCCTGAAGGAAGGCGGCGTGGACTGGGTGCTCGACAAGGACAACCGCATGGTCGTCACGCCCGAGATCGAAAAGCGCGTGATGGCGGCCAGGTCCGACATCATCGCCGGCAAGATCAAGGTGGTCGACTATCGCGCGGCCAACTCGTGTCCGCAGTAA
- a CDS encoding YciI-like protein: protein MHFLLIYDLAPDYLERRGEFRNEHLKLAWAAQERGEIVIAGALADPADRAVLLFSGESSDAAERFARADPYVVHGLVTQWHVRPWITVVGNDASNPVRP, encoded by the coding sequence ATGCACTTCCTGCTGATCTACGACCTGGCGCCCGACTACCTGGAGCGCCGCGGTGAATTCCGCAACGAACACCTCAAGCTGGCCTGGGCCGCCCAGGAGCGGGGCGAGATCGTCATCGCCGGCGCGCTGGCCGATCCGGCCGACCGGGCCGTGCTGCTGTTCAGCGGCGAATCGTCGGACGCCGCCGAACGCTTCGCCCGTGCCGATCCGTACGTCGTCCACGGTCTCGTCACGCAGTGGCACGTGCGGCCGTGGATCACGGTCGTCGGCAACGATGCCAGCAACCCCGTCCGCCCGTGA
- a CDS encoding DUF2231 domain-containing protein — protein MPKSTLAGHPLHPMLIVAPAALIPFGFILDAMHRATDNDNYANAAFYSLTGGLIGGLAAGVAGAMDYLEIESETEVKQTANVHAMLNGGALAVTAANLALRRNGYKHTGGSLALSAIAAVGVIVSGWFGGRMVYEQGMRVKGVSPVEDAPEARLPGDERVVQALHDAERYAPSAGPMLH, from the coding sequence ATGCCCAAATCGACACTTGCCGGCCATCCGCTGCACCCGATGCTGATCGTCGCGCCGGCCGCCCTGATCCCGTTCGGTTTCATCCTCGACGCCATGCACCGCGCGACGGACAACGACAATTATGCGAACGCCGCCTTCTACAGCCTGACCGGCGGCCTCATCGGCGGTCTCGCGGCCGGCGTCGCCGGCGCCATGGATTATCTGGAGATCGAGAGCGAGACCGAAGTCAAGCAGACGGCCAATGTGCACGCGATGCTGAACGGCGGCGCGCTCGCGGTGACGGCCGCCAATCTCGCGTTGCGGCGCAACGGGTACAAGCATACGGGCGGTTCGCTGGCGCTGTCGGCCATCGCCGCCGTCGGGGTGATCGTGTCCGGCTGGTTCGGCGGCCGCATGGTCTACGAGCAAGGCATGCGCGTGAAAGGCGTCAGTCCCGTCGAGGATGCGCCCGAGGCCCGCTTGCCGGGCGACGAAAGAGTCGTGCAGGCCCTGCACGACGCGGAGCGTTACGCCCCTTCCGCCGGGCCCATGCTGCACTGA
- a CDS encoding SMP-30/gluconolactonase/LRE family protein, whose amino-acid sequence MTAFERTVRLLLLTVGLLLGVTGCGGDVGIGIGVGWFHESDHPWPDHPDWPSWPDRPQGATGLFPIAGDICGQCTGSQDGTGSNARFNGPQGIAADAAGNLYVAESASATVRKISPQGVVTTLAGTRGAVGYADGAGAAARFNDPSRLVADADGNLYVTDSGNSVIRRVAPDGVTTTIAGNGTCGSADGQGAAARFCKPRGIALDRQGNLWVADTGNHMLRRIDTAGNVTTVAGTPGVCGSRDGSGGQAQFCDPQDVGVDNWSNVYVVDTGNSTIRMVNDKGNVSTLAGQAGQCDAVDGSPGVSRLCAPEGITVDGNDLYIADTGNSTIRRINLDNVTSTVAGVAGHAGIVLGPLPGGLDRPVGVALAPDRSIALTTHNLVVKLLPAK is encoded by the coding sequence ATGACTGCATTCGAACGCACAGTACGCTTGCTCCTGCTGACCGTCGGCCTGCTGCTGGGCGTGACCGGCTGCGGCGGCGATGTCGGCATCGGCATCGGGGTCGGCTGGTTCCACGAATCCGACCACCCGTGGCCCGACCACCCCGACTGGCCCAGCTGGCCCGACCGGCCGCAGGGCGCGACGGGCCTGTTCCCGATCGCGGGCGACATCTGCGGACAATGTACCGGCTCGCAGGACGGCACCGGATCGAACGCGCGCTTCAACGGGCCGCAGGGCATCGCGGCGGACGCGGCCGGCAACCTGTACGTGGCGGAAAGCGCCAGCGCCACCGTGCGCAAGATCTCCCCCCAGGGCGTCGTCACGACGCTCGCGGGCACGCGCGGCGCCGTCGGCTATGCGGACGGCGCCGGCGCGGCGGCCCGCTTCAACGACCCGAGCCGTCTGGTCGCGGATGCCGACGGCAACCTGTACGTGACGGACAGCGGCAACTCCGTCATCCGCCGCGTCGCGCCGGACGGCGTGACGACCACCATCGCCGGCAATGGCACGTGCGGCAGCGCGGACGGCCAGGGCGCGGCGGCGCGCTTCTGCAAGCCGCGCGGCATCGCGCTGGACCGCCAGGGCAATCTGTGGGTGGCCGACACCGGCAACCACATGCTGCGCCGCATCGATACTGCCGGCAACGTCACGACGGTGGCCGGTACGCCGGGCGTGTGCGGCAGCCGCGACGGCAGCGGCGGGCAGGCGCAGTTCTGCGACCCGCAGGACGTGGGCGTCGACAACTGGAGCAACGTGTACGTCGTCGACACGGGCAACTCGACGATCCGCATGGTGAACGACAAGGGCAACGTGTCGACTTTGGCGGGCCAGGCGGGGCAGTGCGACGCCGTCGACGGCAGCCCGGGCGTCTCGCGCCTGTGCGCGCCCGAGGGCATCACGGTCGACGGCAACGATCTCTATATCGCCGACACCGGCAACTCGACCATCCGCCGCATCAACCTGGACAATGTGACGAGCACCGTGGCCGGCGTGGCCGGCCACGCCGGCATCGTCCTCGGCCCCCTGCCCGGCGGCCTGGACCGGCCGGTCGGCGTCGCGCTGGCCCCCGACCGCTCGATCGCGCTCACGACGCACAACCTCGTCGTGAAACTGTTGCCGGCGAAATAG
- a CDS encoding DUF979 domain-containing protein produces the protein MIVSLDFFYVLVGLLFAATAVMTVRDRTNPRRFTTALFWGLYALVYLLGERLPPAAAGVLMIAMALIGGCGLVRPGQASILPEEARKSSAARLGNRLLVPALAIPVVTMLGSVALKDVHVGTSVLLDPKNLTLVSMGCGSLAALALACRFTRATPLQGVREARRLIDAMSWAVVLPHMLAVLGLLFSEAGVGKAVAHVATSYIPLDSRLLACAAFCVGMALFTVVMGNGFAAFPVIAGGIGIPVLVGVYHANPAVMAAIGMFSAYCGTLMTPMAANFNIVPAALLELPDKNAVIKAQLPTALPLLGANIVLLYFLMYR, from the coding sequence ATGATCGTCTCGCTCGACTTTTTCTATGTGCTCGTCGGCCTGCTGTTCGCGGCGACGGCCGTCATGACCGTGCGCGACCGGACCAACCCGCGCCGCTTCACGACGGCGCTGTTCTGGGGCTTGTACGCGCTCGTCTACCTGCTGGGCGAGCGCCTGCCGCCGGCCGCGGCGGGCGTCCTGATGATCGCGATGGCCCTTATCGGCGGCTGCGGCCTGGTGCGCCCGGGGCAGGCGAGCATCCTGCCGGAAGAGGCCAGGAAATCCAGCGCGGCGCGCCTTGGCAACCGGCTCCTCGTGCCGGCGCTGGCGATTCCCGTCGTGACGATGCTCGGCTCCGTCGCGCTCAAGGACGTCCACGTCGGCACGAGCGTCCTGCTGGATCCGAAGAACCTGACGCTCGTGAGCATGGGCTGCGGCAGCCTCGCCGCGCTGGCGCTCGCGTGCCGGTTCACGCGCGCGACGCCGCTGCAGGGCGTGCGCGAGGCGCGGCGCCTGATCGACGCGATGAGCTGGGCCGTCGTGCTGCCGCACATGCTGGCCGTGCTCGGCCTGCTGTTTTCCGAGGCGGGCGTCGGCAAGGCCGTGGCGCACGTCGCGACCAGCTACATCCCGCTCGATTCGCGGCTGCTGGCCTGCGCCGCGTTCTGCGTGGGCATGGCATTATTTACCGTCGTGATGGGCAATGGCTTCGCCGCGTTTCCCGTCATCGCGGGCGGCATCGGGATTCCCGTCCTGGTCGGGGTGTACCATGCCAATCCGGCCGTGATGGCGGCGATCGGCATGTTCAGCGCCTATTGCGGTACGCTGATGACGCCGATGGCGGCGAATTTCAATATCGTGCCGGCGGCGCTGCTCGAACTGCCCGACAAGAACGCCGTGATCAAGGCCCAGCTGCCGACCGCGTTGCCGCTGCTGGGCGCGAATATCGTTTTGCTGTACTTCCTGATGTATCGATGA